One part of the Vogesella sp. LIG4 genome encodes these proteins:
- a CDS encoding carbonic anhydrase — protein MQKVIEGFLKFQKEVYPTRTDLFKKLAGQQNPKALFVTCSDSRVVPELLTQQEPGDLFVIRNAGNIVPPYGPEPGGVSATVEYAVSVLNISDIVICGHSNCGAMAAISSCQCLDHLPAVSHWLRYSDAAKVIVSSREYASQQEKADALVRENVVAQLANIRTHPSVALAISQGRLNLHGWVYNIENGAIEALDGNTMQFVPLESNPQVNAT, from the coding sequence ATGCAAAAGGTTATTGAAGGTTTTTTGAAATTTCAAAAAGAGGTATACCCGACCAGAACCGATCTATTCAAAAAACTGGCAGGGCAACAAAACCCGAAAGCGCTGTTTGTTACCTGCTCCGATAGTCGCGTGGTGCCGGAACTGCTCACCCAGCAAGAGCCGGGCGACCTGTTTGTCATCCGCAATGCCGGCAATATCGTGCCGCCCTACGGCCCGGAGCCGGGCGGCGTATCGGCAACGGTAGAATATGCGGTATCGGTGCTCAATATCAGCGACATCGTAATCTGCGGCCACTCCAACTGCGGCGCCATGGCCGCCATTTCCAGCTGCCAGTGCCTGGACCATCTGCCCGCCGTTTCCCACTGGCTGCGCTATTCCGATGCCGCCAAAGTGATTGTTTCCTCACGCGAATACGCCAGCCAGCAGGAAAAGGCCGATGCGCTGGTACGCGAAAACGTGGTGGCCCAGCTGGCCAACATCCGCACCCACCCTTCGGTGGCGCTGGCCATCTCGCAGGGCAGGCTGAACCTGCACGGCTGGGTGTACAACATCGAAAACGGCGCCATCGAGGCGCTGGATGGCAACACCATGCAGTTTGTGCCGCTGGAGAGCAATCCGCAGGTGAATGCGACCTGA
- the rluD gene encoding 23S rRNA pseudouridine(1911/1915/1917) synthase RluD, whose protein sequence is MNEQDLLGDELLDDDSLETGGEDLVELKQLTVPYELGGERLDGALSKLLPDYSRSRMTQWIKDGKVKLDGKVVAGKTKLLGGEVIDVEIVRPPDEQAFQAEPVEFPVIYEDEHLIVVNKPAGLVVHPAAGNWSGTLLNGLLYRYPELAKIPRAGIVHRLDKDTSGLMVVARTLLAQTNLVQQLQARSVKRVYRCIANGVVPYDGKIETLIGRDPHNRLKMAVVRFGGKPAITHLRVLERYADYSYVECKLETGRTHQIRVHMREAKHPLAGDPTYGNPRHHGSETVDAAIKALDRQALHAYTLALVHPATGITRSWKAPLPDDMKAVLEVLRNEAEEKLAAASAKQALKSAESDSDDDDDDWDDDDYDVEVHYVP, encoded by the coding sequence ATGAATGAACAAGATCTGCTCGGCGACGAGCTGCTGGACGACGACTCCCTGGAAACCGGTGGCGAAGACCTGGTCGAGCTGAAGCAACTGACCGTGCCCTATGAGCTGGGCGGCGAACGCCTGGACGGCGCGCTTTCCAAACTGCTGCCCGACTACTCGCGCAGCCGCATGACGCAATGGATCAAGGACGGCAAGGTCAAGCTGGACGGCAAGGTCGTCGCCGGCAAGACCAAGCTGCTGGGCGGCGAAGTCATCGACGTGGAGATCGTGCGCCCGCCGGATGAACAGGCATTCCAGGCCGAGCCGGTGGAGTTCCCGGTGATCTACGAAGACGAACACCTGATCGTGGTCAACAAGCCGGCCGGCCTGGTGGTGCACCCCGCCGCCGGCAACTGGAGCGGCACCCTGCTCAACGGCCTGCTGTACCGCTACCCGGAGCTGGCCAAGATTCCGCGTGCCGGCATCGTGCACCGCCTGGACAAGGACACCTCCGGCCTGATGGTGGTGGCGCGCACCCTGCTGGCGCAGACCAACCTGGTGCAGCAGCTGCAGGCGCGCAGCGTGAAGCGCGTTTACCGCTGCATCGCCAACGGCGTGGTGCCCTACGACGGCAAGATCGAAACCCTGATCGGCCGCGACCCGCACAACCGCCTGAAAATGGCCGTGGTGCGCTTTGGCGGCAAGCCGGCCATCACCCACCTGCGTGTACTGGAGCGCTACGCGGACTACAGTTACGTAGAGTGCAAGCTGGAAACCGGCCGCACCCACCAGATTCGCGTACACATGCGCGAAGCCAAGCACCCGCTGGCGGGCGACCCCACCTACGGCAACCCGCGCCACCACGGCAGCGAGACAGTGGATGCCGCCATCAAGGCACTGGATCGCCAGGCGCTGCATGCCTACACCCTGGCGCTGGTGCACCCGGCCACCGGCATCACCCGCAGCTGGAAGGCGCCGCTGCCGGACGATATGAAAGCCGTGCTGGAAGTGCTGCGCAACGAGGCGGAAGAAAAGCTGGCCGCTGCCAGCGCCAAACAGGCGCTGAAGTCCGCGGAGAGCGACAGCGACGATGATGACGATGACTGGGACGACGACGATTACGACGTAGAGGTGCACTATGTCCCATGA
- a CDS encoding cupin domain-containing protein, whose translation MTEQTLSSAEAVTVARAGSQDSYRGPAEWFTGSVRVDPLFAAHQPAAGSGALVTFEPGARTDWHTHPLGQTLIVTAGCGRVQQWGGPVQEIRPGDVVSIPANTKHWHGAAASTAMSHIAIQEQQQGSVASWLEKVSDEQYRGV comes from the coding sequence ATGACTGAGCAAACCCTCTCCAGCGCCGAGGCCGTCACCGTGGCCCGCGCGGGCTCGCAAGACTCCTACCGCGGCCCGGCGGAGTGGTTCACCGGCAGCGTGCGCGTTGACCCGCTGTTTGCCGCCCACCAACCCGCCGCCGGCTCCGGCGCACTGGTCACGTTCGAGCCGGGCGCGCGCACCGACTGGCATACCCACCCGCTGGGGCAGACGCTGATCGTGACCGCCGGCTGCGGCCGCGTGCAGCAGTGGGGCGGCCCGGTGCAGGAAATCCGCCCCGGCGACGTGGTGAGCATCCCGGCCAATACCAAGCACTGGCACGGCGCCGCCGCCAGCACGGCCATGAGCCACATTGCCATTCAGGAGCAGCAGCAGGGCAGTGTGGCGAGCTGGCTGGAAAAAGTGAGCGACGAGCAGTATCGCGGGGTGTAG
- a CDS encoding outer membrane protein assembly factor BamD, whose protein sequence is MKKRFVTLLVAALLAGCATPDTQDETRGWGVERIYSEAHDELNSGNYTHAVKLYEALQSRFPYGKYAQQALMEQAYTHYKDNEPELAVAAANRFIRLYPTHPNVDYMYYLKGLVYYNDDDSFVSRLTGQDMSERDPKAVRDSYAAFRELVTRFPQSKYLDDANQKMERLVSALGGNEMHVARYYMKRGAWMAAITRAQTVVKDYSNTGYNEEALAIMVVAYDKLGMKDLSQDSTRVLQTNFPQSRYLQNPWRPKEMPWWKFWG, encoded by the coding sequence ATGAAAAAACGCTTTGTAACCTTGCTCGTAGCCGCCTTGCTGGCGGGTTGCGCCACCCCCGACACCCAGGACGAAACCCGTGGCTGGGGTGTTGAACGCATCTACTCCGAAGCGCACGACGAGCTCAACAGCGGCAACTACACCCATGCCGTGAAGCTGTACGAGGCCCTGCAGTCGCGCTTCCCCTACGGCAAGTACGCTCAGCAGGCGCTGATGGAACAGGCCTACACCCACTACAAGGACAACGAGCCGGAACTGGCCGTTGCTGCGGCCAACCGTTTCATCCGCCTGTACCCGACGCACCCGAACGTGGACTACATGTACTACCTGAAGGGCCTGGTGTACTACAACGATGACGACTCCTTCGTGTCGCGCCTCACCGGCCAGGACATGAGCGAGCGTGACCCGAAAGCGGTGCGCGATTCCTACGCCGCCTTCCGCGAGCTGGTAACCCGCTTCCCGCAGAGCAAGTACCTGGACGACGCCAACCAGAAGATGGAACGCCTGGTGAGCGCACTGGGCGGCAACGAAATGCACGTGGCACGCTACTACATGAAGCGTGGCGCCTGGATGGCCGCCATCACCCGCGCGCAGACCGTGGTGAAGGACTACTCCAACACCGGCTACAACGAAGAGGCGCTGGCCATCATGGTCGTTGCCTACGACAAGCTGGGCATGAAGGACCTGAGCCAGGACAGCACGCGCGTGCTGCAGACCAACTTCCCGCAGAGCCGTTACCTGCAGAACCCGTGGCGGCCGAAGGAAATGCCGTGGTGGAAGTTCTGGGGCTAA
- a CDS encoding P-II family nitrogen regulator, producing MKKVEAVIKPFKLDEVREALSEIGINGLTVTEVKGFGRQKGHTELYRGAEYVVDFLPKVKIEVVIADNLVERAIECIVESARTGKIGDGKIFVTPVEQVVRIRTGETGEDAV from the coding sequence ATGAAAAAGGTAGAAGCCGTTATCAAGCCGTTCAAGCTTGATGAAGTGCGCGAGGCACTGTCCGAGATCGGCATCAACGGCCTGACCGTTACCGAGGTAAAAGGCTTCGGCCGCCAGAAGGGTCATACCGAGCTGTATCGCGGCGCCGAATACGTGGTGGACTTCCTGCCCAAGGTGAAAATCGAGGTGGTTATTGCCGACAACCTGGTGGAGCGCGCCATCGAATGCATCGTCGAAAGCGCCCGCACCGGCAAGATCGGTGACGGCAAGATTTTCGTTACCCCGGTGGAGCAGGTGGTGCGGATTCGTACTGGTGAAACCGGCGAGGATGCGGTGTAA
- a CDS encoding ribonucleoside-diphosphate reductase subunit alpha, which yields MPLTTTEANTAAELGRAAAPQADYSLYKTIRRNGAVVAFEPVKISIAVTKAFLAVLGAESVNSASIRDKVAQLTEVVVSALMRRKPEGGAIHIEDIQDQVELSMMRAGEHDVARAYVLYREQRSQERAARGEALHQIQINVVRKDGRKLPLDIARLRGTIEAACVSLANTDVDAILSETLKNIYDGVSEEEVNKSAILAARALIEQDPAYDLVTARLLLGNIRLEILGEAVSQAEMDTHYPLYFPDFIKKGIAAELLDEKLGEYDLKKLGAALKPERDLQFGYLGLQTLYDRYFLHVDGTRIEMPQAFYMRVAMGLALNEVSREERAIEFYNVLSSFDFMSSTPTLFNSGTRRSQLSSCYLTTIADDLDGIYEGIKENALLSKFAGGLGNDWTPVRAMGSHIKGTNGKSQGVVPFLKVVNDTAVAVNQGGKRKGAVCAYLETWHADIEEFLELRKNTGDDRRRTHDMNTANWIPDLFMKRVMEAGEWSLLSPSECPDLHDLVGKEFEKAYTAYEAKGKRGELKVFKQIPALTLWRKMLTMLFETGHPWITFKDPCNVRSPQQHMGVVHSSNLCTEITLNTNDDEIAVCNLGSVNLSRHLKQGAAGLELDTDKLQQTVRVALRMLDNVIDINFYPVKKARNSNLKHRPVGMGIMGFQDCLHQLRVAYASEAAVEFADVSMEAVAYYAYLASTELAEERGRYPSYKGSLWDRGILPHDSINLLAAERGGYLEVDRSERMEWSKLRERVAKHGMRNSNVLAIAPTATIANIIGVSASIEPTYQNLFVKSNLSGEFTVTNEYLVRDLKKLGLWDEVMVADLKYFDGSLGRIDRVPAELKAIYATAFEIDPRWLVEAASRRQKWIDQAQSLNLYLAGASGKKLDELYKHAWIRGLKTTYYLRTLGASSAEKSTGRGGELNAVQAAPAAAPAAVDNTPATDAKFCSIDNPDCESCQ from the coding sequence ATGCCACTGACCACTACCGAAGCGAACACCGCCGCCGAACTGGGTCGCGCCGCCGCGCCGCAGGCCGATTACAGCCTGTACAAGACCATTCGTCGCAACGGCGCCGTTGTTGCATTCGAGCCGGTGAAAATCTCCATCGCCGTGACCAAGGCCTTCCTGGCCGTGCTGGGCGCAGAAAGCGTGAACTCCGCCAGCATCCGCGACAAGGTTGCCCAGCTTACCGAGGTGGTGGTGAGTGCGCTGATGCGCCGCAAGCCGGAAGGCGGCGCCATCCACATCGAAGATATCCAGGACCAGGTGGAACTGTCCATGATGCGTGCCGGCGAGCACGACGTGGCCCGCGCCTACGTGCTGTACCGCGAACAGCGCTCGCAGGAGCGCGCCGCCCGCGGTGAAGCGCTGCACCAGATCCAGATCAACGTGGTGCGCAAGGATGGCCGCAAGCTGCCGCTGGACATCGCCCGCCTGCGCGGCACCATCGAAGCCGCCTGCGTAAGCCTGGCCAACACCGACGTGGACGCCATCCTGTCCGAAACACTGAAGAACATCTACGACGGCGTATCGGAAGAAGAAGTCAACAAGTCCGCCATTCTGGCCGCCCGCGCGCTGATCGAGCAGGACCCGGCCTACGACCTGGTAACCGCCCGCCTGCTGCTGGGCAATATCCGCCTGGAAATCCTCGGCGAGGCCGTGAGCCAGGCCGAGATGGACACTCACTACCCGCTGTACTTCCCGGACTTCATCAAGAAAGGCATTGCCGCCGAGCTGCTGGATGAAAAACTGGGCGAGTACGACCTGAAGAAACTGGGCGCCGCACTGAAGCCGGAACGCGACCTGCAGTTCGGCTACCTGGGTCTGCAGACCCTGTACGACCGCTACTTCCTGCACGTGGACGGCACCCGCATCGAAATGCCGCAGGCTTTCTACATGCGTGTGGCCATGGGCCTGGCACTGAACGAAGTGAGCCGCGAAGAGCGCGCCATCGAGTTCTACAACGTGCTGTCCAGCTTCGACTTCATGTCGTCCACCCCGACGCTGTTCAACTCCGGCACCCGCCGCAGCCAGCTGTCCAGCTGCTACCTGACCACCATCGCCGATGACCTGGATGGCATCTACGAAGGCATCAAGGAAAACGCGCTGCTGTCCAAGTTCGCCGGCGGCCTGGGCAACGACTGGACCCCGGTGCGCGCCATGGGCTCGCACATCAAGGGCACCAACGGCAAATCGCAGGGCGTGGTGCCGTTCCTGAAAGTGGTGAACGACACCGCCGTGGCGGTAAACCAGGGCGGCAAGCGCAAGGGCGCGGTATGTGCCTACCTGGAAACCTGGCACGCCGACATCGAAGAATTCCTGGAGCTGCGCAAGAACACCGGTGACGACCGCCGCCGCACCCACGACATGAACACCGCCAACTGGATTCCGGACCTGTTCATGAAGCGCGTGATGGAAGCTGGCGAGTGGAGCCTGCTGTCGCCGTCCGAATGCCCGGACCTGCACGACCTGGTGGGCAAGGAATTCGAAAAGGCCTACACCGCCTACGAAGCAAAAGGCAAGCGCGGCGAGCTGAAGGTATTCAAGCAGATTCCGGCGCTGACCCTGTGGCGCAAGATGCTGACCATGCTGTTCGAAACCGGCCACCCGTGGATCACCTTCAAGGACCCGTGCAACGTACGCAGCCCGCAGCAGCACATGGGCGTGGTACACAGCTCCAACCTGTGCACCGAGATCACCCTGAACACCAACGACGACGAAATCGCGGTGTGCAACCTGGGTTCGGTAAACCTGTCGCGCCACCTGAAGCAAGGCGCGGCCGGCCTGGAGCTGGACACCGACAAGCTGCAGCAAACCGTACGCGTAGCGCTGCGCATGCTGGACAACGTGATCGACATCAACTTCTACCCGGTGAAAAAGGCGCGTAATTCCAACCTGAAGCACCGCCCGGTAGGCATGGGCATCATGGGCTTCCAGGACTGCCTGCACCAGCTGCGCGTGGCCTACGCCTCCGAAGCTGCCGTCGAGTTCGCCGACGTATCGATGGAAGCCGTGGCCTACTACGCCTACCTCGCCTCCACCGAACTGGCCGAAGAGCGTGGCCGCTACCCGTCGTACAAGGGCAGCCTGTGGGATCGCGGCATCCTGCCGCACGACAGCATCAACCTGCTGGCGGCAGAGCGCGGCGGCTACCTGGAAGTGGATCGCAGCGAACGTATGGAATGGAGCAAGCTGCGCGAGCGCGTGGCCAAACACGGCATGCGCAACTCCAACGTGCTGGCCATCGCCCCGACCGCGACCATCGCCAACATCATTGGCGTATCCGCGTCCATCGAGCCGACCTACCAGAACCTGTTTGTGAAATCCAACCTGTCCGGCGAATTCACCGTCACCAACGAATACCTGGTGCGCGACCTGAAGAAACTGGGCCTGTGGGACGAAGTGATGGTTGCCGACCTGAAATACTTCGACGGCAGCCTGGGCCGCATCGACCGCGTACCGGCCGAGCTGAAAGCCATCTACGCCACCGCGTTCGAAATCGACCCGCGCTGGCTGGTGGAAGCGGCTTCCCGCCGCCAGAAGTGGATCGACCAGGCACAGTCGCTGAACCTGTACCTGGCTGGCGCCTCCGGCAAGAAACTGGACGAGCTGTACAAGCACGCCTGGATTCGCGGCCTGAAGACCACCTACTACCTGCGCACCCTGGGCGCCAGCTCGGCGGAGAAATCCACCGGCCGTGGCGGCGAACTGAACGCGGTACAGGCAGCACCGGCAGCGGCACCGGCCGCCGTGGACAACACCCCAGCCACCGACGCCAAGTTCTGCTCGATCGACAATCCGGACTGCGAGAGCTGCCAGTAA
- a CDS encoding AAA family ATPase has product MFAALSREMRLLSQAWDRGDFPKHLEWIELYNIRGWSGQRVDFNFPITAIVGENGAGKSTLMQAAAAIYENSAEPDHHFFASDFFPDTPWESISSATIRALIKEGQNTHETSVRKPSTRWRGNEERKSRKIRYLDLKRILPITSRTGYGRLAKSNLGIGGNINFDEAKIERLSRIIGRDYNAAQQSYTSFDPARHVPVLEVGGVKYSGFHQGAGETTISELLAMNIPDYSLVLIDEIETSLHPRAQRRLMRDLAKIAREKKVQFIITTHSPYVLEEIPPHARIFVARSDSGKIAVAGVSSEFALSKMDEENHPEIDVYLEDVRAKIFLEEILAEHRKEVLPRISLGTFGSASVGKSLGMMVEQGRFRRPTLVYLDGDQMESVGCHILPGEDNPETCVFNALRDLRWPDIAVAINRSHSDFVEYAEDAMTQPDHHLWVKNIADRIYVGGDEIWRAMCRTWVKRVLSPELAMEIVNSVEECLNPDPGR; this is encoded by the coding sequence ATGTTTGCAGCACTTAGCCGTGAAATGCGACTCCTGAGCCAAGCATGGGATCGTGGCGATTTTCCAAAGCATCTGGAATGGATAGAGCTGTATAACATTAGGGGCTGGTCTGGGCAGCGAGTAGATTTTAATTTTCCAATTACAGCCATTGTGGGTGAGAATGGAGCAGGAAAAAGCACTCTAATGCAGGCCGCAGCCGCAATATATGAAAATTCAGCTGAGCCTGACCATCATTTTTTTGCGTCGGATTTTTTTCCAGACACTCCTTGGGAGAGCATTAGCTCTGCCACCATTAGGGCCCTTATAAAAGAGGGGCAGAATACTCATGAAACCAGCGTAAGAAAACCATCAACCCGATGGAGAGGCAACGAAGAGAGGAAGTCAAGAAAAATAAGATATTTGGATTTAAAGAGAATATTGCCCATTACTTCCAGAACCGGTTACGGAAGGCTAGCCAAATCCAATCTTGGAATTGGAGGCAACATCAATTTTGACGAAGCGAAAATAGAGCGACTTAGTCGAATAATTGGAAGGGACTATAACGCAGCTCAGCAGTCATATACTTCATTTGATCCTGCTAGGCACGTTCCAGTTCTTGAGGTTGGCGGTGTAAAATACTCAGGGTTTCATCAAGGCGCTGGCGAGACAACAATTTCAGAGTTGCTCGCGATGAATATCCCTGATTATTCGCTGGTACTAATTGATGAAATTGAAACTTCTCTACATCCCAGGGCACAAAGACGCCTGATGAGAGATTTGGCAAAAATTGCCAGGGAGAAAAAAGTTCAGTTCATTATTACAACCCACTCGCCGTATGTTTTAGAGGAAATACCGCCGCATGCGCGCATTTTTGTGGCGAGGAGCGACAGCGGGAAAATTGCAGTAGCAGGTGTTAGTTCGGAATTTGCACTATCCAAGATGGATGAGGAAAATCATCCGGAGATTGACGTATATTTAGAAGATGTGCGAGCCAAAATCTTCCTTGAGGAAATTTTGGCCGAACATAGGAAAGAGGTTTTGCCTAGAATCAGCTTAGGAACTTTTGGTTCGGCATCAGTAGGCAAGTCTTTAGGAATGATGGTTGAGCAAGGAAGGTTTAGACGGCCGACTCTGGTTTACCTTGATGGCGACCAGATGGAGTCGGTTGGTTGTCACATTCTGCCTGGTGAAGACAATCCTGAAACCTGTGTTTTTAATGCCCTAAGAGATCTGAGGTGGCCAGATATTGCAGTGGCAATAAATAGGTCACATAGTGATTTTGTTGAATATGCAGAAGATGCCATGACCCAGCCTGACCATCATCTCTGGGTAAAGAATATTGCAGACAGAATATATGTTGGTGGCGACGAAATATGGCGAGCCATGTGTAGAACTTGGGTGAAGCGAGTATTGTCGCCAGAATTGGCTATGGAAATTGTTAATTCAGTTGAAGAGTGCCTCAATCCTGACCCAGGCAGGTAG
- a CDS encoding ribonucleotide-diphosphate reductase subunit beta: MDVHGTTRVNVVDKKVINGTTDVNQLVPFKHKWAWEKYLAQCANHWMPQEVNMQRDIEQWKTGQLTEDEMRIVKRNLGFFVTADSLAANNIVLGTYRQITSPECRQFLLRQAFDEAIHTHAYQYIVESLGLDEGEVFNAYHEVTSIRNKDEFLIPFIDVLCNPEFKTGTLENDQKLLKSLIVFACIMEGLFFYVGFVQILALGRQNKMTGAAEQYQYILRDESMHCNFGIDLINTIKLEQPEIWTESFKAEITELFKHAVELEYAYAEDTMPRGVLGLNASMFKEYLRFIANRRMQQIGLEQMFPGVNNPFPWMSEMIDLKKEKNFFETRVTEYQTGGALSWD, translated from the coding sequence ATGGACGTACACGGCACCACCCGTGTCAACGTAGTGGACAAGAAAGTGATCAACGGCACCACCGACGTAAACCAGCTGGTACCGTTCAAGCACAAATGGGCGTGGGAAAAGTACCTGGCTCAGTGCGCCAACCACTGGATGCCGCAGGAAGTGAACATGCAGCGCGACATCGAACAGTGGAAAACCGGCCAGCTCACCGAAGACGAAATGCGCATCGTCAAGCGCAACCTGGGCTTCTTCGTTACCGCCGACAGCCTGGCAGCCAACAACATCGTGCTCGGCACCTACCGCCAGATCACCAGCCCGGAATGCCGCCAGTTCCTGCTGCGCCAGGCATTTGACGAAGCCATCCACACCCACGCCTACCAGTACATCGTGGAAAGCCTGGGCCTGGACGAAGGCGAAGTATTCAACGCCTACCACGAAGTAACCTCGATCCGTAACAAGGACGAATTCCTGATTCCGTTCATCGACGTACTGTGCAACCCGGAATTCAAGACCGGCACCCTGGAAAACGACCAGAAACTGCTCAAGTCGCTGATCGTGTTCGCCTGCATCATGGAAGGCCTGTTCTTCTACGTGGGCTTCGTGCAGATCCTGGCGCTGGGCCGCCAGAACAAAATGACCGGCGCCGCCGAGCAGTACCAGTACATCCTGCGCGACGAGTCCATGCACTGTAATTTCGGCATCGACCTGATCAACACCATCAAGCTGGAACAGCCGGAAATCTGGACTGAATCGTTCAAGGCCGAAATCACCGAACTGTTCAAGCACGCCGTGGAGCTGGAATACGCCTACGCCGAAGACACCATGCCGCGCGGCGTGCTGGGCCTGAACGCCAGCATGTTCAAGGAATACCTGCGCTTCATCGCCAACCGCCGCATGCAGCAGATCGGCCTGGAGCAGATGTTCCCCGGCGTGAACAACCCGTTCCCGTGGATGAGCGAAATGATCGACCTGAAGAAGGAAAAGAACTTCTTCGAGACCCGGGTTACCGAGTACCAGACTGGCGGGGCGCTGAGCTGGGATTGA
- the pgeF gene encoding peptidoglycan editing factor PgeF — protein MSHEWISPAWPLPVGVGSLITTRAGGVSPAPYHSLNLGDHVGDAAANVAANRATLRDHLPAEPAWLEQVHGTVVVDAASVAPGSKPQADASFSRTPGTVCAIMTADCLPVLLADRAGTVVGAAHAGWRGLCGGVIEATVQAMNEPAANLVAYLGPAIGPDAFEVGPEVREAFLAHDIHAVEAFTPIEDGKYLADIYQLARQRLAALGIAEVYGGDYCTVIDRARFFSYRRDRVTGRMASLIWLK, from the coding sequence ATGTCCCATGAGTGGATTTCCCCGGCCTGGCCGCTGCCGGTCGGGGTGGGCAGCCTGATCACCACCCGCGCCGGTGGTGTGAGCCCTGCCCCGTACCACAGCCTGAACCTGGGTGACCACGTGGGTGACGCTGCGGCCAACGTGGCGGCCAACCGCGCCACGCTGCGCGACCACCTGCCGGCTGAGCCGGCCTGGCTGGAGCAGGTGCACGGCACGGTGGTGGTGGATGCTGCCAGCGTGGCACCGGGCAGCAAGCCGCAGGCCGACGCCAGTTTCAGCCGCACACCGGGCACGGTGTGCGCCATCATGACGGCCGACTGCCTGCCGGTATTGCTGGCCGACCGTGCCGGCACGGTGGTGGGCGCCGCCCACGCCGGCTGGCGCGGGCTGTGCGGCGGGGTGATCGAGGCCACCGTACAGGCAATGAACGAGCCTGCGGCCAACCTTGTCGCCTACCTGGGGCCGGCCATCGGCCCGGACGCCTTCGAGGTGGGGCCGGAAGTGCGCGAAGCCTTCCTTGCCCACGACATCCATGCCGTGGAAGCCTTCACCCCGATAGAAGACGGCAAATACCTGGCCGACATCTACCAGCTGGCGCGGCAAAGGTTGGCCGCACTGGGCATTGCCGAGGTATACGGAGGCGACTACTGCACGGTAATCGACCGCGCGCGCTTCTTCTCCTACCGTCGCGACCGCGTGACTGGCCGCATGGCCAGTCTGATCTGGCTCAAGTAG